The following are from one region of the Phycisphaerae bacterium genome:
- a CDS encoding efflux RND transporter periplasmic adaptor subunit: MRYWKWIVATVLIGLAVFAFQVFGKSGPEFDVTTVDVDTGSVTMTIETLGNIEPLTSVVVGCETTGKIIEMTVDHDDPVTKDQIICRIDPELANADHAKSLAELERTRSLVADATVVLEEQKAILPVLTAQAKAQWDQTLAALDQAKFGWERTKRLYDESNAPEYEMIVAKASFLQSDANTRLAEARYNQAKSNEIFLVRRAEQALEQARAAAALAQANFETTEARVERCIIRSPIDGIVLKRFEEKGATVIAALTTPPLFLLAPSLDRVRVNAKVSETDIVHIDVGQKAKFKVEGKQTAEFDGTILHKRNHPENVQGVTTYTVTMEVQNDARHTLLPGMSVNVVIECEVRPSTARVPNSALRFKPPLPPQDIRKLLDAAVYPPEPRTSDGQKMNYCAKEIAWKYDVGTAGWKVVPMWVGITDNVFTEILAGGAAGDSYVTKFVQKASGGFDFKEALRQANPSNRSLN, translated from the coding sequence ATGCGATATTGGAAGTGGATTGTGGCGACGGTCCTGATAGGCCTCGCGGTGTTTGCCTTTCAGGTCTTCGGGAAGTCCGGCCCCGAATTCGATGTGACGACGGTTGATGTGGATACCGGATCAGTCACGATGACGATCGAGACGCTCGGAAACATCGAGCCTCTGACCAGCGTCGTCGTCGGTTGCGAAACGACCGGCAAAATCATCGAAATGACGGTGGATCACGACGACCCGGTGACGAAAGACCAGATCATATGCCGTATCGATCCGGAATTGGCCAACGCGGATCACGCCAAGTCCCTGGCTGAACTGGAGCGCACCCGAAGCCTGGTCGCCGATGCGACAGTCGTGCTTGAAGAGCAGAAAGCGATTTTGCCGGTGCTCACGGCCCAGGCCAAAGCCCAGTGGGACCAAACCCTTGCAGCTCTGGATCAGGCAAAATTCGGCTGGGAACGAACGAAAAGGCTCTATGATGAGAGCAACGCCCCGGAGTATGAAATGATCGTCGCCAAGGCATCGTTCCTTCAGTCCGATGCCAACACGCGCCTGGCCGAGGCTCGATACAATCAGGCGAAGAGTAATGAGATATTCCTCGTCCGGCGCGCGGAGCAGGCACTTGAGCAGGCTCGCGCGGCAGCGGCGCTGGCGCAGGCGAATTTTGAGACCACCGAAGCCCGCGTGGAAAGGTGCATCATTCGATCTCCGATCGACGGGATCGTCCTGAAGCGATTCGAAGAAAAGGGCGCGACGGTCATCGCGGCTTTGACAACGCCGCCGCTTTTCCTGCTGGCCCCCAGCCTCGATCGCGTCCGGGTCAACGCGAAGGTGAGCGAAACGGACATCGTTCACATTGATGTGGGACAGAAGGCCAAGTTCAAGGTCGAAGGCAAACAGACCGCGGAGTTCGACGGCACGATTCTGCACAAGCGCAACCACCCCGAGAATGTCCAGGGTGTGACGACCTACACCGTCACGATGGAAGTCCAGAACGACGCGCGGCACACACTACTGCCCGGCATGTCTGTTAACGTCGTCATCGAATGCGAGGTGCGGCCCAGCACGGCGCGCGTGCCCAACTCGGCCCTGCGGTTCAAACCGCCGCTGCCGCCGCAGGATATCCGCAAGCTTCTCGATGCGGCTGTCTATCCACCGGAACCGAGGACCAGCGACGGCCAAAAAATGAATTACTGCGCGAAGGAGATTGCCTGGAAATACGACGTCGGCACGGCCGGCTGGAAGGTCGTCCCCATGTGGGTCGGCATTACTGACAACGTGTTCACCGAGATCCTCGCGGGCGGCGCGGCTGGAGATTCCTACGTAACCAAGTTCGTACAGAAGGCCTCCGGCGGTTTCGACTTCAAGGAAGCGCTGCGCCAGGCAAACCCGAGCAATCGTTCCCTGAACTAG
- the mutS gene encoding DNA mismatch repair protein MutS produces the protein MRQYVEQKAQVKDALLLFRMGDFYETFYDDAKTIARVLNLTLTARSKHADTPIPLAGVPYHSVDAYVAKLVRAGYKVAISEQIEDPKTAKGVVKRAVQRIITPGTLTDETLLDERAPNHLVALCPGGGNWKSGQVGLAIIELSSGRFVAEMLPAERLSDELSRVRPAEILVPESAIDVDQTSLEEIRESLGTVITARPAYVFSSHMAEQSLHKHFGVRSLSGFGFDAFDSSLAAAAALLDYLAETQRTALSHLTSLTPRHSDRCVMIDSVTLRSLEIERTLRDNAREGSLLHAVDLTVNAMGARRLREWLCFPLIEPIEIVSRQNAVAAFLSQPEKLRAVRDVLRSIGDVERIVARLGIGRATPRDVVVLGRALISCDRLAETIGPGLSPVSHDPSSQSGADLLSDIRARLMGLTSLGTYLTAALNDDAPPVLRDAGFIADGFSADLDRLRHIGADGQKWLAAYQARESERTGIPTLKVGFNSVFGYYIEITHQHRDKIPPEYVRKQTVRNAERYITEDLKRHEDEVLGAADRAKQLEYTLFDQIRAKAAESLMEIRGASDALAMLDVLASFAELARTRGYCRPELVADAESPEKTDARCSTPSPLLVFEDGRHPVLDLSERERFVPNDCELRPDGDRFIIITGPNMAGKSTYIRQVALLTLLAHTGSYVPARSMRWSPVDRIFARVGASDELSRGLSTFMVEMVETARILNNATPRSLVILDEIGRGTSTYDGLSIAWAITEHVAQRVRCRALFATHYHELTDLPGQIEGVANYNVAVHEQLRPDGTGRDVVFLHKIVRGAADRSYGVHVASMAGMPANIVKRAELLLEELERDHHIAGGRRKTGVRSRQADRSQLMLFDNASTSLPAWWRELVDAIGRVDVNQTTPLEALRILQTLKRIQSSSEGTID, from the coding sequence ATGCGACAATACGTGGAGCAAAAGGCACAGGTCAAGGACGCCCTGCTTCTGTTTCGCATGGGCGATTTCTACGAAACCTTCTATGACGATGCGAAAACGATCGCCCGCGTCCTGAACCTCACCCTGACCGCCCGAAGCAAACACGCTGATACGCCCATTCCGCTCGCCGGCGTTCCCTATCACAGCGTCGATGCGTATGTCGCCAAACTCGTGCGCGCCGGATACAAGGTCGCCATCAGCGAACAGATCGAAGACCCGAAGACGGCCAAGGGTGTCGTCAAGCGAGCGGTGCAGCGCATCATCACACCCGGCACGCTCACGGATGAGACACTGCTCGATGAGCGGGCCCCAAACCACCTTGTTGCACTGTGCCCCGGCGGCGGAAACTGGAAATCCGGTCAGGTTGGATTGGCCATAATCGAACTTTCGAGCGGGCGGTTCGTCGCTGAAATGCTTCCGGCGGAGCGCCTTTCCGACGAACTCTCCCGCGTGCGACCCGCCGAGATTCTCGTTCCGGAATCCGCAATTGACGTCGATCAAACATCCCTCGAGGAAATTCGCGAATCGCTCGGCACGGTGATCACCGCCCGACCGGCCTATGTTTTCAGCTCGCACATGGCCGAGCAGTCGCTCCACAAGCACTTCGGCGTCAGAAGCCTGTCCGGCTTCGGATTCGATGCGTTTGATTCGTCGCTCGCGGCAGCGGCCGCATTGCTTGATTATCTCGCCGAAACCCAGCGGACGGCGCTATCGCACCTGACGAGTCTGACGCCGCGGCACTCCGATCGCTGCGTGATGATCGACTCCGTGACGCTTCGCTCGCTGGAGATCGAGCGAACGCTCCGTGACAACGCGCGCGAAGGCTCCCTGCTTCATGCCGTCGATCTGACAGTCAATGCGATGGGCGCCCGCCGCCTGCGCGAGTGGCTTTGTTTTCCACTGATTGAGCCCATTGAGATCGTCTCGAGACAGAATGCCGTCGCAGCGTTTCTGTCGCAACCGGAAAAGCTCCGCGCGGTGCGCGACGTGCTCCGCTCGATCGGCGATGTCGAACGAATTGTCGCCCGGCTGGGTATCGGCCGTGCGACGCCGCGCGATGTGGTCGTGCTGGGACGTGCCCTGATTTCATGCGATCGGCTCGCCGAGACGATTGGCCCGGGCCTGTCGCCGGTTTCGCATGATCCGTCGTCGCAATCGGGGGCTGACCTACTCTCGGACATACGCGCACGCCTGATGGGACTGACGTCCCTCGGGACTTACCTGACCGCCGCACTCAACGATGATGCCCCGCCGGTGCTTCGCGATGCCGGATTCATCGCGGACGGATTTAGTGCCGATCTCGACCGCCTGCGGCACATCGGGGCCGACGGTCAGAAGTGGCTTGCGGCCTATCAGGCCCGCGAGTCGGAGCGGACAGGCATTCCAACGTTGAAGGTCGGTTTCAATTCCGTATTCGGCTACTACATCGAGATCACCCATCAGCATCGCGACAAGATCCCACCGGAGTACGTGCGAAAGCAGACGGTGCGAAATGCGGAGCGCTACATCACCGAGGACCTCAAACGCCACGAGGACGAAGTCCTCGGAGCCGCCGATCGGGCCAAGCAGCTCGAATACACCCTCTTCGATCAGATTCGCGCGAAGGCGGCTGAATCGCTTATGGAGATTCGCGGCGCGTCCGATGCGCTGGCGATGCTCGATGTGCTGGCATCGTTCGCCGAGTTGGCGCGGACGCGGGGCTATTGCCGGCCTGAACTGGTCGCCGATGCGGAATCACCTGAAAAGACGGACGCGAGATGTTCGACGCCATCTCCGTTGCTGGTTTTTGAGGACGGTCGGCATCCTGTGCTGGATTTATCAGAGCGCGAGCGTTTCGTGCCGAACGATTGCGAACTGCGTCCGGATGGCGATCGATTCATCATCATCACCGGCCCGAACATGGCGGGTAAATCGACCTATATTCGACAAGTGGCCTTGCTGACGCTGCTGGCCCACACGGGCAGCTATGTACCGGCGCGGTCGATGCGCTGGTCGCCGGTGGATCGCATCTTCGCCCGGGTCGGCGCGAGTGATGAACTGTCGCGCGGACTTTCGACATTCATGGTTGAGATGGTCGAGACGGCCCGCATTTTGAATAATGCAACGCCGCGATCCCTGGTGATCCTGGATGAAATCGGAAGGGGAACCAGCACATACGACGGTCTCTCCATCGCCTGGGCGATCACAGAACACGTCGCACAACGAGTCCGCTGCCGAGCCCTCTTTGCCACGCACTATCACGAATTGACCGACCTGCCCGGACAAATAGAGGGCGTCGCGAATTACAACGTGGCGGTTCATGAGCAACTTCGTCCCGACGGAACAGGCCGGGACGTGGTATTCCTCCATAAAATTGTTCGGGGAGCGGCCGATCGCAGTTATGGTGTTCATGTTGCCTCGATGGCGGGCATGCCGGCGAACATCGTGAAGCGGGCGGAGTTGCTCCTCGAAGAGCTGGAGCGCGATCACCACATCGCGGGCGGCCGACGCAAGACGGGCGTTCGCAGCCGCCAGGCTGATCGAAGCCAGTTGATGCTGTTTGATAACGCCTCCACGTCTCTTCCGGCTTGGTGGCGCGAACTGGTCGACGCCATCGGCCGGGTTGATGTGAATCAGACGACGCCGCTTGAGGCGCTGCGTATCCTCCAAACGCTCAAACGCATCCAATCCAGCAGCGAAGGGACAATTGATTGA
- a CDS encoding aminotransferase class I/II-fold pyridoxal phosphate-dependent enzyme — protein sequence MAETNRIRRFISDKAARFEESVIRRMTQVCLSHGGVNLAQGFPDFPAPAELQDAACQAIRDGYNQYARTWGAPAMVDALAEKVRWFQGMDIDPARQTTICCGTTEAMIAALLATINPGDEVVVTSPFYENYGADTILCGATPRYVTLHPTPDGSFRFDLDELRDAFNPRTRGIIVNTPNNPTGKVYSRDDLAFIAELCIKHDVLAFTDEIYEHILYDGREHIALATLPGMADRTITIGGLSKTYSVTGWRVAWAIASAEITAAIRKVHDFLTVGAPHPMQIAGAAALRMPRGFYDRLAEEYGRRRTLMWEALRDAGFEGFYPEGAYYMMVNIDRFKRAGEDDTDFALRLVKEAGVATVPGSSFYNPPSLGHHLIRFCFCKKDETLRDAGHRLRKWSSAQ from the coding sequence ATGGCGGAGACAAACCGAATTCGGCGATTCATTTCTGACAAGGCCGCCCGTTTCGAGGAATCGGTCATCCGGCGAATGACGCAGGTCTGCCTCTCTCACGGCGGGGTCAACCTCGCTCAGGGATTTCCGGATTTTCCGGCCCCGGCCGAGCTTCAGGATGCTGCATGCCAGGCCATTCGTGACGGATACAACCAATATGCCCGAACCTGGGGCGCGCCGGCAATGGTGGATGCGCTCGCTGAAAAAGTGCGGTGGTTTCAGGGGATGGATATTGACCCCGCACGCCAGACAACCATCTGTTGCGGCACCACCGAAGCGATGATCGCGGCGCTGCTGGCAACCATCAATCCCGGGGACGAAGTCGTGGTAACCTCGCCGTTTTATGAGAACTACGGCGCGGATACGATTCTCTGTGGGGCCACTCCGCGCTATGTCACACTTCATCCGACGCCTGACGGGAGCTTTCGCTTTGACCTTGACGAACTTCGCGACGCCTTCAACCCGCGTACGCGCGGCATCATCGTGAATACGCCGAACAACCCCACTGGCAAGGTCTATTCACGCGACGATCTTGCTTTTATCGCGGAACTTTGCATCAAACACGATGTTCTCGCATTTACGGATGAGATTTACGAACACATCCTGTATGACGGCCGCGAGCACATCGCCCTCGCCACGCTGCCGGGCATGGCGGATCGAACCATTACAATCGGCGGGTTGTCCAAGACTTACAGCGTCACGGGGTGGCGGGTCGCGTGGGCGATCGCTTCTGCCGAGATCACGGCGGCGATCCGCAAAGTACATGATTTCCTGACTGTCGGCGCGCCGCACCCGATGCAGATCGCCGGTGCGGCGGCGCTGCGAATGCCCCGCGGTTTCTACGATCGACTTGCCGAGGAGTACGGCCGCCGTCGGACCCTGATGTGGGAAGCACTCCGTGATGCCGGATTTGAGGGGTTTTATCCGGAGGGTGCTTATTACATGATGGTGAACATTGATCGATTCAAACGCGCCGGCGAGGACGATACCGACTTCGCCCTGCGGCTAGTCAAGGAGGCCGGCGTGGCCACCGTACCGGGCAGCAGCTTTTACAATCCGCCCAGCCTCGGACACCACCTCATCCGATTCTGCTTCTGCAAGAAGGATGAAACCCTCCGGGACGCCGGTCATCGGCTCAGGAAGTGGTCGTCGGCCCAATGA
- a CDS encoding glycosyltransferase family 39 protein → MNTVVSQDRSPQFGTDTAGDGNAERTESAESYFNSVVIEPQIRRRRIRFLALSASFLIAVLLDLFLFTGYYASDDKEYFFGAARVVDSGSLAKWPLIGHTRLTVLAWNAVVGWLTNFDVSMMAASYVLVHAFLVYLIFRLASRVAGESAGLLAAYTSAVFPLFSVFSTGLYPDLFIACGFLLAMLAFLRVYELRDQGRRLAAAGLMFVAGVAVGVAYMAKESGLVALPFYFAAWFITEWKDWSRSRKDHSARGRRDPMAGGVVERTNGRAGCPLFIRLATGLCFALGFFAIFGFEYKSLQALSGNSEFFRLGWTEKEEDLDSIGNFHLDGGYHPWRRLNASFDRLSLEYWPTLLKYCFVTGLIVYPFTPRRSWPVFFFGLWIYAFLTWGTYSFKHYYPPRIQARYYIPAFPFLIVVFSASATWLLEHFLSFFTVDNRRRWAVRVVVAAIVVSPILYLRGPNSIAGRLYRADLVANLQRATGDALAAGSRLIVVENRLANRVSPIWYAGPPAQPYARRPAAMISAGELAGAAESKMTDGPFSYISVPPAGQEVGISTASRNVMDPLAAGIANQWVVVQAARPRTGSAAGLPDGTVIFSSIEPGAVGVPRRGAYDWNIDDEHVYRKTFRSRTRQLLAWMRGVNEIPPKQSVSTGPLCLYRVTPVRTTLAVESEAGLDSTGAAVELAPGRRFRLRLAANAPMGCRVRLRLRFMAASGESGSPVRDVAIELADGVNDIYFQTSSERRFLSMSIDSSGDGFCGVRQATLTTYQVADWSGTVE, encoded by the coding sequence ATGAACACGGTTGTCAGCCAAGATCGGTCGCCCCAGTTCGGCACGGACACCGCGGGAGACGGCAACGCTGAACGGACTGAATCGGCCGAATCCTACTTCAATTCGGTGGTGATCGAACCTCAAATAAGGCGACGCCGCATCCGCTTCCTGGCGTTGTCGGCCAGCTTTTTGATTGCGGTGCTGCTCGATCTGTTCCTTTTTACGGGTTACTACGCCTCGGACGATAAAGAGTATTTCTTCGGCGCGGCCCGAGTCGTGGACTCCGGCTCCCTTGCGAAATGGCCGCTGATCGGTCATACGCGACTGACCGTGCTGGCGTGGAATGCGGTGGTCGGCTGGCTGACGAATTTCGACGTCAGCATGATGGCTGCGTCATACGTTCTTGTGCATGCTTTCCTGGTTTACCTGATTTTTCGGCTGGCGAGCCGCGTGGCGGGTGAGTCAGCGGGCCTGCTGGCGGCGTACACATCGGCGGTCTTTCCGCTCTTTTCGGTATTCAGCACCGGGCTTTATCCGGATTTGTTCATCGCCTGCGGGTTTTTGCTGGCCATGCTGGCGTTTCTTCGGGTCTATGAACTGCGTGATCAGGGGCGCCGGCTGGCGGCGGCGGGGCTCATGTTTGTGGCGGGCGTTGCTGTCGGCGTCGCCTACATGGCGAAGGAATCCGGATTGGTGGCGCTTCCGTTCTATTTTGCGGCGTGGTTCATCACGGAATGGAAAGACTGGTCTCGGTCGCGGAAAGACCATTCCGCGCGGGGCCGGCGCGACCCGATGGCCGGAGGAGTTGTCGAGCGGACGAACGGCCGTGCGGGCTGTCCTTTGTTCATCCGCCTGGCAACCGGGCTTTGCTTTGCGCTGGGATTCTTCGCAATTTTCGGATTCGAGTACAAGTCGCTCCAGGCCTTGTCGGGGAATTCGGAGTTCTTCCGACTCGGTTGGACGGAGAAGGAGGAGGATCTGGATTCGATCGGGAATTTCCATCTCGACGGCGGCTACCATCCGTGGCGTCGATTGAATGCGTCTTTCGATCGGTTGAGTCTTGAGTACTGGCCCACGCTGCTGAAATACTGTTTTGTCACCGGGCTGATCGTCTACCCCTTCACGCCGCGGCGAAGCTGGCCGGTGTTCTTTTTCGGGCTCTGGATTTACGCATTCCTGACATGGGGCACCTACAGCTTCAAGCACTACTATCCTCCGAGGATTCAAGCGCGATACTACATTCCGGCATTTCCGTTTCTGATTGTGGTGTTTTCCGCGTCCGCGACGTGGCTGCTGGAGCATTTTCTCTCCTTTTTTACGGTGGATAATCGGCGGCGATGGGCTGTGAGGGTGGTTGTTGCTGCCATTGTTGTGTCACCTATCTTGTATCTTCGCGGGCCGAATTCGATCGCCGGCCGGCTCTATCGCGCTGACCTCGTGGCGAATCTGCAACGGGCGACCGGCGATGCTCTCGCGGCCGGATCGCGCCTGATTGTCGTCGAGAATCGGCTTGCCAACCGCGTGAGCCCGATCTGGTATGCGGGTCCGCCTGCACAGCCTTATGCACGACGGCCGGCGGCGATGATCTCGGCAGGGGAACTGGCGGGCGCCGCCGAATCAAAGATGACTGACGGCCCATTCTCCTATATCAGCGTGCCACCGGCCGGTCAGGAAGTGGGGATCTCCACCGCATCCAGAAACGTGATGGACCCGTTGGCGGCTGGGATTGCGAATCAATGGGTGGTCGTGCAGGCGGCCCGGCCACGGACCGGATCGGCCGCGGGTCTGCCGGACGGGACGGTGATTTTCAGTTCGATCGAGCCTGGCGCGGTGGGGGTTCCCCGACGGGGGGCATATGACTGGAACATCGACGATGAGCACGTTTACCGCAAGACTTTCCGTTCGAGAACCCGGCAGTTGCTGGCCTGGATGAGGGGAGTGAATGAGATTCCGCCGAAGCAGTCAGTCAGCACGGGGCCTCTGTGCCTATATCGTGTCACCCCCGTGCGTACAACTCTGGCTGTGGAGTCCGAGGCCGGCCTGGATTCAACCGGAGCCGCCGTGGAACTGGCCCCGGGCCGACGATTCCGTCTTCGATTGGCTGCGAACGCGCCGATGGGCTGCCGCGTCCGACTCCGCCTGCGATTCATGGCCGCGTCCGGCGAGTCCGGTTCACCGGTCCGCGATGTGGCCATTGAACTCGCGGATGGCGTGAATGACATCTATTTCCAAACGTCATCGGAGCGCCGATTTCTGTCCATGTCAATCGACTCGTCGGGCGACGGATTCTGTGGTGTCAGGCAGGCGACATTGACGACCTACCAAGTGGCCGACTGGTCGGGGACCGTAGAGTAG
- a CDS encoding HAMP domain-containing protein gives MWRHVQTLRFKLAGLYLLVFSAILTTLTAIILNISQGNLRRDFDSRLQTAAEAMVDKIEKRSEEVSSESTSGIPAENPLELINPFRFPGYYFQLRRDNGKIEYRSPNLGRVQLPWNDDMAAARLAGSPVFVTLRDADAAALIGNPGEVRLLTIYRESQRTPFFLQVAVNRRSVNEAVADLRRLFLALVPSGLFVAAVASWFLAGRSLRPLHKVRQIAESLSVQDLSQRFEQPPGRDEVAVMVETINKMLDRLHDAFMAQERFIAHASHELKTPLSVLLGESQVIIQKARSVEEYERFVGSVQEEVRSLAQMVDSVLTLARAEAGLPMSTADEVSLNEVIIEAVEQCQPQARTHEVRIVPHLALPVGDDPESTIIGDGDLLRLMFANLIRNAIRYTPRGAAIDIVVKLEPGAALVAVRDCGPGIPPEYIDRIFDRFFRVPEKDGAFKGVGLGLTIVRGIAQLHGGSAVAGNRPEGGCEFTIRLPLSKKRSPS, from the coding sequence GTGTGGCGCCACGTCCAGACACTTCGATTCAAGCTCGCCGGACTGTACCTGCTGGTATTCAGCGCAATTCTCACAACGCTGACGGCCATCATCCTGAACATCTCCCAGGGCAATCTGCGACGCGACTTTGACAGTCGTTTACAGACTGCCGCCGAGGCCATGGTGGACAAAATCGAAAAGCGGAGCGAGGAGGTTTCGTCCGAATCGACTTCCGGTATTCCGGCTGAGAATCCGCTTGAACTGATCAATCCGTTCCGATTTCCGGGTTACTATTTTCAACTACGCCGCGATAACGGGAAGATCGAATATCGCTCGCCGAATCTCGGCCGTGTTCAACTTCCCTGGAATGATGACATGGCCGCTGCCCGATTGGCGGGTTCGCCGGTATTCGTGACGCTGCGCGACGCGGATGCCGCTGCGTTGATCGGCAACCCCGGTGAGGTCCGGCTGCTCACGATCTACCGGGAATCGCAGAGGACGCCGTTCTTTCTTCAAGTCGCCGTCAATCGCCGTTCCGTGAATGAAGCGGTCGCGGATCTGCGGCGATTGTTTCTTGCCCTGGTGCCAAGCGGTCTCTTTGTCGCCGCCGTGGCATCATGGTTTCTGGCGGGCCGTTCGCTCCGGCCGCTGCACAAGGTGCGGCAAATTGCGGAAAGCCTCAGTGTGCAGGATCTCTCACAGCGCTTTGAGCAGCCCCCGGGCCGCGATGAAGTGGCCGTCATGGTCGAGACCATCAACAAGATGCTTGATCGCCTTCATGACGCATTTATGGCGCAGGAGCGCTTCATTGCCCATGCATCACACGAGTTGAAGACACCGCTTTCGGTGTTGCTGGGCGAATCGCAGGTCATCATCCAGAAAGCGAGGTCGGTGGAAGAGTACGAGCGTTTTGTCGGCAGCGTTCAGGAAGAAGTCCGCTCGCTTGCCCAAATGGTTGACAGCGTCCTGACGCTCGCTCGCGCTGAGGCAGGTCTTCCCATGTCGACGGCCGATGAAGTGTCGCTCAATGAGGTGATCATCGAGGCCGTGGAACAATGTCAGCCTCAGGCGCGCACCCACGAAGTGCGGATCGTGCCGCATCTGGCGCTGCCGGTCGGCGACGATCCGGAATCAACGATCATTGGCGACGGCGACCTGCTCCGGCTGATGTTCGCGAATCTCATTCGCAATGCAATCCGCTACACACCGAGGGGCGCGGCGATTGACATCGTGGTGAAACTGGAGCCGGGCGCGGCGCTCGTCGCGGTGCGAGACTGCGGACCGGGTATCCCGCCCGAGTATATCGACCGCATTTTTGACCGCTTTTTTCGTGTGCCTGAGAAGGACGGGGCCTTCAAGGGGGTCGGCCTCGGGCTGACCATCGTGAGAGGCATCGCACAATTGCACGGCGGGTCCGCGGTGGCCGGAAACCGCCCCGAAGGCGGATGCGAATTCACAATCCGACTTCCACTCTCAAAGAAACGAAGCCCATCCTAG
- a CDS encoding response regulator transcription factor: MRILLVEDNQKMARFIRQGLVEHGYAVDVAASGTDGEEMACTEPYDLIVLDVMLPEQDGVSACRNIRRRGVKVPVLMLTALSTTGDKVQGLDAGADDYLTKPFEFDELIARIRAMLRRGQAQESSALKFDDLELDLLKRSVTRAGQKIKLTSKEFALLEYFMRHPERVLTRTNIGEHVWDMNFDSDSNVIDVYVSMLRRKIDKGFTRKLIQTVVGTGYKLSLEESEE; this comes from the coding sequence ATGCGCATCCTGCTGGTCGAAGACAATCAGAAGATGGCCCGATTCATTCGCCAAGGGCTCGTGGAACATGGCTATGCAGTGGACGTTGCCGCATCGGGCACTGACGGCGAGGAGATGGCCTGTACCGAACCATACGACCTGATCGTTCTTGATGTGATGCTTCCGGAACAGGACGGCGTCTCGGCCTGTCGCAACATTCGGCGGCGCGGCGTGAAAGTGCCCGTGCTGATGCTCACAGCGCTCTCGACAACGGGCGACAAAGTCCAGGGGCTCGACGCCGGAGCGGATGACTACCTCACGAAGCCCTTCGAGTTCGACGAATTGATCGCGCGAATTCGAGCCATGCTCCGTCGCGGACAGGCACAGGAGTCCAGCGCGCTTAAATTCGATGACCTCGAACTTGATCTGCTGAAGAGATCGGTCACACGCGCCGGACAAAAGATCAAGCTGACGTCCAAGGAATTCGCCCTGCTTGAGTATTTCATGCGGCACCCCGAACGAGTCCTCACTCGCACCAACATCGGCGAGCACGTCTGGGACATGAACTTCGATAGCGACAGCAACGTGATCGATGTTTATGTCAGCATGCTGCGACGAAAAATCGACAAGGGCTTCACTCGAAAGCTGATCCAGACGGTTGTCGGCACCGGTTACAAGCTGAGTCTCGAAGAATCTGAGGAATGA
- a CDS encoding isoprenylcysteine carboxylmethyltransferase family protein, giving the protein MSERSIVHRAWMATPDWVFRALGAGLFILLLGSEFAAFYRLLTETPDGLTGALQKFGPHYTSPDGRMLYAPWGRLLVLVTFTLIAVSFLIRTTPKTRASEPRQIIIPLIAAFWPFAPFAVQTTIARFASDAAGRYEAFLFDYGDWTAGRFLGGVICIIVGNALDVWAYAVLCRSLSIVAEPRELKISGPYRLVRHPVYLGQIIAQGGVWLFLANRHVVWWAFYAAFVAMQLYRSKVEDEVLEEAFGEPYRAWKKRTFWFF; this is encoded by the coding sequence GTGAGCGAGCGGAGCATTGTCCATCGCGCCTGGATGGCGACTCCCGACTGGGTCTTTCGCGCGCTGGGCGCGGGTTTGTTCATTCTCCTGCTCGGTTCGGAATTCGCGGCGTTCTACCGATTACTGACGGAAACGCCCGACGGCCTGACCGGCGCCCTGCAGAAATTCGGACCTCACTACACCTCGCCCGACGGGCGCATGCTTTATGCTCCGTGGGGACGGCTGCTCGTTCTCGTGACGTTCACACTGATCGCGGTCTCTTTTCTCATTCGAACAACACCGAAGACCCGCGCGTCCGAACCCCGGCAGATCATCATCCCGCTCATCGCGGCCTTCTGGCCGTTCGCCCCGTTTGCAGTTCAGACGACGATCGCTCGATTTGCCTCCGATGCGGCCGGGCGGTACGAGGCGTTTCTGTTTGACTACGGCGATTGGACCGCCGGTCGCTTCCTGGGCGGCGTTATCTGTATTATTGTCGGGAATGCGCTGGACGTGTGGGCCTATGCAGTGCTGTGCCGGTCGCTGAGCATTGTCGCCGAACCGCGCGAGCTGAAGATCTCGGGACCGTACCGTCTCGTACGCCACCCGGTTTATCTGGGGCAGATCATCGCGCAAGGCGGCGTTTGGCTGTTTCTTGCCAACCGGCATGTCGTCTGGTGGGCATTCTATGCCGCCTTCGTTGCGATGCAGCTCTACCGAAGCAAGGTCGAGGATGAAGTGCTCGAAGAGGCCTTCGGCGAGCCTTACCGCGCGTGGAAGAAACGAACCTTCTGGTTTTTCTGA